A genomic region of Dactylococcopsis salina PCC 8305 contains the following coding sequences:
- a CDS encoding IctB family putative bicarbonate transporter encodes MTSEKTSSQFYFSRWRGGSFIYRLVGLFSPWREGSYLLQWAEPIGMVLIGLVLSLAPFVSSSLVGVLLVAGAGYWMLLTLSDRDLIGITPVHLLVLLYWGIATVAVAFSPVKAEALSGWVKLTLYLFWFALSARVLRSPSLRNWTIALYLLVSLVISVYGIRQEIFGVEQLATWNDPESELAEATRAYSYLGNPNLLAGYLLSAISLSISALWVWRTWLQKGVALTALLVNTYCLYATDSRGGWIALVGLLTVYFLLLYYWYRESLPPFWRVWLLPLVFTFFAGLLLAAITFVEPLRLRVMSIFAGREDSSNNFRMTVWAAVFEMIRDRPWLGIGPGHSAFNAIYPLYQRPNYTALSAYSIYLEHLVEMGIVGFTTFLGLLVTISYHCWQKITRLRNLNRPEGFWVIGAISAIIGMLTHGLVDTVWYRPEIQTLWWLMVALVASYYPQIDSKKSNII; translated from the coding sequence ATGACTTCAGAAAAAACAAGTTCTCAGTTTTACTTCTCCCGTTGGCGTGGGGGAAGTTTTATCTATCGGTTGGTCGGTTTGTTTTCCCCTTGGCGTGAGGGAAGTTATCTCTTACAGTGGGCTGAACCGATTGGGATGGTTTTAATAGGATTAGTGTTGAGTTTAGCCCCGTTTGTTTCTTCGTCGCTGGTAGGCGTTTTACTGGTTGCTGGGGCTGGCTATTGGATGCTTTTAACCCTCTCCGATCGAGATTTAATCGGAATAACACCCGTTCATCTGTTAGTGTTGCTATATTGGGGAATCGCAACGGTTGCTGTGGCGTTTTCTCCTGTGAAAGCAGAAGCCTTAAGCGGTTGGGTTAAACTCACTCTCTATCTCTTCTGGTTTGCACTTTCAGCACGGGTTTTAAGATCGCCTTCTCTTCGCAATTGGACGATCGCGCTGTATCTTTTAGTTTCCCTAGTGATTAGTGTCTATGGGATTCGTCAAGAAATATTTGGCGTGGAACAACTCGCCACTTGGAATGATCCTGAGTCAGAGTTAGCGGAAGCGACTCGCGCTTATAGTTATCTGGGAAATCCCAATCTCCTCGCTGGCTATTTACTCAGCGCCATTAGTCTTTCTATTTCAGCGCTTTGGGTTTGGCGTACTTGGTTACAAAAAGGAGTTGCATTAACTGCTTTATTGGTGAATACTTATTGTTTATATGCGACGGATTCTCGTGGCGGTTGGATTGCCTTAGTCGGGTTATTAACAGTTTATTTCTTACTCCTTTATTATTGGTATCGTGAGAGTTTACCGCCGTTTTGGCGAGTTTGGTTGTTACCACTTGTGTTTACTTTTTTTGCTGGCTTGTTGTTAGCTGCGATTACGTTTGTTGAACCTTTAAGATTACGAGTGATGAGTATTTTTGCAGGGCGAGAGGATAGTAGTAATAATTTCCGCATGACCGTTTGGGCTGCGGTTTTTGAAATGATTCGCGATCGACCTTGGCTGGGAATTGGTCCTGGACATTCGGCGTTTAATGCCATTTATCCCCTCTACCAACGTCCCAATTATACCGCCCTCAGTGCTTATTCTATCTATTTAGAACATCTAGTGGAAATGGGAATCGTTGGTTTCACCACATTTTTGGGATTGTTAGTAACAATTAGTTATCATTGTTGGCAGAAAATCACTAGATTACGAAACTTAAATCGTCCCGAAGGATTTTGGGTCATCGGCGCAATTTCTGCCATCATAGGAATGTTAACCCATGGTTTAGTAGATACCGTTTGGTATCGTCCAGAAATTCAGACTTTATGGTGGTTAATGGTTGCGCTGGTTGCTAGTTATTATCCTCAAATTGACTCGAAAAAATCAAATATCATTTAA
- a CDS encoding RNA-guided endonuclease InsQ/TnpB family protein, protein MLTFNYQYRIYPDQSQEEKLLEIMEVCRSAYNYALREIKDWCNSRKCPIDRCSLVSEYIIPADAKFPSELNQLNQLPKAKKEWTRLKEVPSQVLQQTIKQLHRAWDFFRERGYGFPRFKKFGQFKSILFPQFKESPLTPLRKVGKEGGIWQIDLPKIGKVRINVHRPIPDGFKVKQVRVIRKADRWYVSVCIQLDVNVPEPQPHGHALGVDIGLEKFLATSDGVLVKPPKFFKKMQSKLGLLQRRLSRKQKRSKNYEKQRIKVARMHHKISNTRKDFHYKQAHALCDAGDMIFLEDLDYRITAKGMLGKEMLDGGFGQFRTITQQVCWKRRKYFSVVDARGSSQTCPNCGVHVKKDLSVRVHSCPECSYEADRDVAAASVLRNRGIEKISTAGLVGKETA, encoded by the coding sequence ATGCTAACTTTCAACTACCAGTACCGAATCTATCCCGATCAATCTCAAGAAGAAAAACTTCTTGAGATCATGGAAGTTTGTCGAAGTGCATACAATTACGCTCTTCGAGAGATTAAAGATTGGTGTAATAGTAGAAAGTGTCCCATTGACCGATGCAGTTTAGTTTCGGAATATATCATTCCTGCTGATGCTAAATTTCCTAGTGAGTTAAATCAGCTTAATCAACTCCCAAAAGCGAAAAAGGAATGGACTAGATTAAAAGAAGTCCCTTCTCAAGTTCTACAACAAACCATTAAGCAGTTACATCGAGCATGGGACTTTTTTCGAGAAAGAGGATATGGTTTTCCTAGATTCAAAAAGTTTGGACAATTTAAGTCAATTCTTTTTCCGCAGTTTAAAGAATCCCCCCTAACCCCCCTTCGTAAGGTGGGAAAAGAAGGGGGGATTTGGCAAATTGACTTACCAAAAATTGGGAAAGTTAGAATCAATGTTCACCGTCCAATTCCTGATGGATTCAAAGTTAAGCAAGTTCGAGTCATCAGAAAAGCAGACCGATGGTATGTTTCAGTTTGTATTCAATTAGATGTTAATGTTCCTGAACCACAACCTCATGGTCACGCTTTAGGAGTTGACATTGGGTTAGAGAAATTTTTAGCAACCAGTGATGGGGTTCTCGTCAAACCGCCGAAGTTTTTTAAGAAAATGCAAAGCAAGTTGGGATTACTGCAACGCCGACTTTCTAGAAAACAAAAGCGGTCAAAGAATTACGAGAAACAACGCATCAAGGTGGCGAGAATGCACCACAAAATTAGTAACACTCGAAAAGATTTCCACTATAAACAAGCTCACGCTTTGTGCGATGCTGGTGACATGATCTTCTTAGAAGATTTAGATTACCGCATTACAGCGAAAGGAATGCTTGGAAAAGAAATGTTGGATGGTGGTTTTGGACAATTCCGAACCATTACTCAACAAGTCTGTTGGAAACGTAGAAAGTATTTCAGTGTTGTTGATGCGAGGGGATCAAGTCAAACTTGTCCGAATTGTGGTGTTCATGTGAAAAAAGATTTGAGCGTTAGAGTTCACAGTTGCCCTGAATGTAGCTATGAAGCGGACAGAGATGTGGCAGCGGCAAGCGTGTTAAGAAATCGAGGGATAGAAAAAATTAGTACCGCAGGGCTTGTGGGAAAGGAAACTGCCTAG
- a CDS encoding Uma2 family endonuclease: protein MIAQSQTKTYSREAYLELETHSEARHEYINGEIVPMTGGTPNHNEIASILNALLRFSLRGQPYSIFIWMRREDSQHLKSIINKLTFFSKKARLKA from the coding sequence ATGATTGCACAATCACAAACCAAGACTTATTCCCGTGAAGCCTATTTGGAATTGGAAACCCATTCTGAAGCACGCCATGAATATATTAATGGGGAAATTGTTCCGATGACAGGGGGAACACCGAATCACAATGAGATTGCTAGTATTCTCAATGCGTTGCTTCGATTCAGTCTTCGCGGTCAACCCTACAGTATTTTTATCTGGATGCGACGAGAAGACTCCCAACACCTTAAATCAATAATTAACAAATTGACATTTTTTAGTAAAAAAGCTAGATTAAAGGCATAA
- a CDS encoding GUN4 domain-containing protein — translation MDNINSPSTDKITELQEKLFSTKKPLPIISELGSLGEDGLDVLMSFLEKEGDRPTPAVGEAYIELYLAKSPKIGEFLQENFPEGIIPLKSERNIDYSPIQQALVQRKFQEADRLTLLKRCELAGEQAMQRKWIYFTEVENFPSTDLKTMDQLWYCYSQGKFGFSVQRKIWLSLGQDFPKLWTKIGWKKGNLWTRYPNEFIWDLNAPVGHLPLSNQLRGVREFASLMNHPAWKESEKK, via the coding sequence ATGGATAACATTAATTCCCCTTCCACCGATAAGATTACTGAGTTACAAGAAAAACTGTTTTCCACAAAGAAACCACTCCCCATTATCTCTGAGTTAGGGAGTTTAGGAGAAGACGGATTAGACGTATTAATGAGCTTTTTAGAGAAAGAAGGCGATCGCCCGACTCCTGCGGTAGGAGAAGCCTATATTGAGCTTTATTTGGCAAAATCGCCCAAAATCGGAGAATTTTTACAAGAGAACTTCCCAGAAGGAATTATTCCCCTCAAAAGTGAGCGTAATATCGACTACTCACCGATTCAACAAGCATTAGTCCAGCGCAAATTTCAAGAAGCCGATCGTCTCACTCTCCTCAAACGGTGTGAGTTAGCTGGAGAACAAGCGATGCAACGGAAATGGATATATTTTACCGAAGTGGAAAACTTTCCCTCCACTGACTTAAAAACAATGGATCAATTGTGGTATTGCTACTCACAAGGGAAATTTGGTTTTTCTGTACAACGTAAAATCTGGCTTTCTCTCGGACAAGATTTTCCCAAACTGTGGACAAAAATCGGTTGGAAAAAAGGGAATCTTTGGACTCGCTACCCCAATGAGTTTATCTGGGATTTAAATGCACCAGTGGGACATCTTCCTCTGTCTAATCAGTTACGAGGAGTGCGTGAGTTTGCTTCTTTAATGAATCATCCCGCGTGGAAAGAGTCTGAGAAAAAATGA
- the prmC gene encoding peptide chain release factor N(5)-glutamine methyltransferase, which translates to MVSGSELARWREKSRKSAIEFSIPPQEVDWLLESLTDLTPLSLRLETYKTASEISLRVSWTELTQLWEKRLKERVPVQYLVGETPWRDFTLKVSPAVLIPRPETEMILEIILDHADERLKTGHWIDLGTGSGAIALSLAKALPQATIHAVDHSLQALAIAKENAQSLNLANRIQFYQGSWFSPLQHLEGKISVMVSNPPYIPTATLDTLQPEVMQHEPKTALDGGKDGLDAIRHLIDTAPPFLHFGGLWLIEMEARQGKIVQQLLEENGNYHQIKIIKDGAGIERFALARQGR; encoded by the coding sequence ATGGTTTCTGGTTCGGAATTGGCACGTTGGCGAGAAAAAAGTCGGAAAAGCGCGATCGAATTTTCGATTCCTCCTCAAGAAGTGGATTGGTTGCTAGAAAGTCTAACTGATTTAACGCCTCTGAGTTTGCGCTTAGAAACCTATAAAACGGCTTCTGAGATTTCCTTGCGAGTGTCTTGGACAGAATTAACCCAACTGTGGGAGAAACGTCTAAAAGAGCGAGTTCCAGTGCAATATTTAGTGGGAGAAACGCCTTGGCGGGATTTTACCCTGAAAGTCTCACCAGCAGTGTTGATTCCGCGACCAGAAACAGAAATGATCCTAGAAATTATTTTAGATCATGCTGATGAAAGATTAAAAACAGGACATTGGATTGATCTGGGAACAGGAAGCGGCGCGATCGCGCTCTCCTTAGCTAAAGCACTTCCCCAAGCAACCATTCACGCCGTAGATCACAGTTTACAGGCGTTAGCCATTGCGAAAGAAAACGCTCAGAGTTTGAATTTAGCCAACCGCATCCAGTTTTATCAAGGATCATGGTTTTCTCCGCTACAACATCTAGAGGGAAAAATCAGCGTCATGGTGTCTAATCCTCCATACATTCCCACCGCTACCCTAGACACCTTACAGCCAGAAGTGATGCAGCATGAGCCGAAAACAGCATTAGACGGCGGGAAAGATGGTTTAGATGCAATCCGTCATTTAATCGATACTGCCCCGCCTTTTCTTCATTTTGGGGGGCTGTGGTTAATCGAAATGGAAGCCAGACAAGGAAAGATTGTCCAGCAACTACTCGAAGAAAATGGGAATTATCATCAAATCAAAATCATTAAAGATGGGGCTGGAATTGAACGGTTTGCGTTAGCGAGACAAGGGAGATAA
- a CDS encoding Tic22 family protein: protein MKFLRNWSIRLGLVSGAVASVWLGMTSDSLALPQAQIIQKLQQVPVFTVANENGAPLVASGENNSRVAGVFISQQDAEEFISRLKQDNPELGEQVQVVALSLGRVYQMDQENEGQTEGLDFTYVPMEDEVESAMSLLQAQGEQVQNFPGVPLFIARGGEDEGYLMVERDGQQIIPLFFEKQQLQRMVDQFKQDQPQQAQSVQIDVVTLESMLQTLEEKDDEQLKQVVLVPSQESLQFLQSVSEQQLQQQQQSN, encoded by the coding sequence ATGAAATTCTTAAGAAATTGGAGCATTCGTTTAGGATTAGTAAGTGGTGCAGTGGCGAGTGTCTGGTTAGGGATGACCTCTGATAGTTTAGCCCTACCCCAAGCACAAATTATTCAGAAACTGCAACAAGTTCCTGTGTTTACAGTTGCCAATGAAAATGGTGCGCCATTAGTGGCTTCAGGAGAAAATAATAGCCGTGTAGCAGGGGTTTTTATTAGCCAACAAGATGCTGAAGAATTTATCAGCCGTCTCAAACAAGATAATCCCGAATTAGGGGAACAAGTGCAAGTGGTCGCTCTTTCTTTAGGAAGAGTTTATCAAATGGATCAGGAAAATGAAGGTCAAACTGAGGGGTTAGATTTTACTTATGTGCCGATGGAAGATGAAGTAGAATCAGCAATGTCGCTGTTACAAGCACAAGGTGAACAGGTGCAGAATTTTCCAGGCGTTCCCTTATTTATTGCGCGTGGGGGCGAGGATGAAGGATACTTGATGGTAGAACGAGACGGTCAGCAGATTATCCCCCTATTTTTTGAGAAGCAACAGTTACAACGGATGGTGGATCAATTTAAGCAGGATCAACCGCAACAAGCGCAGTCGGTGCAAATTGATGTCGTCACCTTGGAAAGTATGTTACAGACGCTAGAAGAGAAGGATGATGAGCAGTTGAAGCAAGTGGTTTTAGTGCCTTCTCAAGAATCATTACAGTTTCTCCAGTCGGTTTCTGAACAACAACTCCAACAACAACAGCAATCTAATTAA
- a CDS encoding cytochrome P450, which produces MEKNLPSLSTPPFLQTLELIANPIRFFDKYQNKYGDIFSARILGNQSPSVHFIGDPKALETIFNAPSGQFQLGKITHVFRPFTGDRSLIMLDGEEHRRQRKLLIPPLHGKRMHFYQDVICELTEETIKTLSKNQSFSCRKLMAEITLKVILRVVFGLKPGKRSNDLQKLIADLLDAITNPLYSSLFFFPSLQIDLGKYSPWGHFIRKQSAIDALIYAEIKERRQQDNSQQTDILSLLLSATDEDGNTMSDQELRDQLITLLFLGHETTASSLAWMFYWVYSSPQVREKLATEIQALGNTPQPQELIQLPYLDAICKETLRLYPIALISQPRVVQETITINHTSFLPDSILVPCIYLAHHREENFANSKTFQPDRFLDNQFTAYQYFPFGGGSRACIGAAFSLYEMKLIFGTIFSQLSLKLASQKPIKPIRRGITIVPSGGVKLGFAEKVHVFGVVRQKASCLRQEG; this is translated from the coding sequence ATGGAAAAAAATCTTCCGAGTTTATCGACTCCTCCTTTCCTCCAAACGTTAGAATTAATTGCCAACCCCATTCGGTTTTTTGATAAATATCAGAACAAATATGGGGATATTTTTTCAGCACGAATTTTAGGGAATCAATCTCCGTCTGTTCATTTTATTGGCGATCCGAAAGCGTTGGAAACCATTTTTAATGCGCCTTCGGGACAATTTCAGTTAGGGAAAATTACTCATGTTTTTCGTCCCTTTACGGGCGATCGATCTTTAATTATGTTAGACGGAGAAGAACATCGACGACAGCGAAAATTATTAATCCCTCCCCTTCACGGAAAACGAATGCACTTCTATCAGGATGTGATTTGTGAGTTGACAGAGGAAACCATTAAAACTCTTTCCAAAAATCAGTCTTTTTCCTGTCGGAAGTTGATGGCTGAGATTACCTTAAAGGTGATTTTACGAGTGGTGTTTGGTTTGAAACCAGGGAAACGATCGAACGATTTACAGAAATTAATTGCTGATCTATTAGACGCAATTACCAATCCCTTATATTCCAGTTTATTTTTCTTTCCCTCCTTACAAATAGACTTGGGAAAATATAGCCCTTGGGGACATTTTATCAGAAAACAAAGCGCGATCGATGCTTTAATTTATGCCGAAATCAAAGAACGTCGTCAACAAGACAATTCCCAACAAACCGACATTTTAAGTTTACTCCTTTCCGCTACCGATGAAGACGGAAACACCATGAGTGATCAAGAATTAAGAGACCAATTAATTACCCTCCTTTTTCTGGGTCACGAAACGACAGCATCTTCTCTCGCTTGGATGTTTTATTGGGTTTATTCCTCTCCTCAAGTGCGGGAAAAATTAGCAACAGAAATTCAAGCATTAGGAAACACTCCCCAACCACAAGAGTTAATTCAGCTACCCTATTTAGATGCAATTTGTAAAGAGACTTTAAGACTGTATCCCATCGCTTTAATTTCTCAACCGCGAGTGGTTCAGGAAACAATTACAATCAATCATACGTCATTCCTCCCAGACTCAATTTTAGTTCCTTGTATTTACCTTGCTCATCACCGTGAGGAAAACTTTGCTAACTCTAAAACCTTTCAGCCCGATCGATTTTTAGACAATCAATTTACAGCTTATCAATACTTTCCTTTTGGCGGTGGAAGTCGTGCTTGTATTGGGGCGGCGTTTTCCCTGTATGAAATGAAGTTAATTTTTGGCACAATTTTCTCTCAACTCTCCTTAAAATTAGCATCACAAAAGCCCATTAAACCCATCCGAAGAGGAATTACAATTGTTCCTTCAGGCGGTGTCAAACTAGGGTTTGCTGAAAAAGTTCATGTTTTTGGTGTAGTAAGGCAAAAGGCAAGTTGCCTTAGGCAAGAGGGTTGA
- a CDS encoding GLTT repeat protein: MTNRGSNAYAFIALCQITDQAMGLSLKSLKNQKLVNIGVAPHDGIFCIGISPHGLISIGAIPHGLISIGLIPMGIFSVGLVSMGIVSIGQITMGLVSVGQKNMTIIELNIGETDQSSENMDGHDHNMSH, translated from the coding sequence TTGACAAATCGAGGGAGTAACGCTTATGCTTTTATAGCACTTTGTCAAATCACTGATCAAGCAATGGGACTCTCTCTTAAATCTTTAAAAAATCAGAAATTAGTTAATATTGGTGTCGCCCCCCATGATGGTATATTTTGCATAGGAATCTCCCCTCATGGTTTAATCTCCATTGGTGCGATTCCTCATGGTTTAATCTCTATTGGTTTAATTCCGATGGGGATTTTTTCAGTGGGTTTAGTTTCAATGGGAATTGTTTCTATTGGTCAAATTACTATGGGGTTAGTTAGCGTGGGACAAAAAAATATGACAATCATTGAATTAAATATTGGGGAAACAGATCAGTCTTCAGAAAACATGGATGGTCATGATCATAATATGTCTCATTAA
- a CDS encoding cytochrome P450: protein MITTTPIKQQLPPGPKTSNLVQLMQWIFDPLRLLEKSKQIYGEPFTLEFRKDHPFVFLSHPETIQEVLSHDRANFDSGRGNYILLPIVGENSILLLDGNDHSRQRRLILPSFHGDKIRRYGEIMAEVTESVAKQWETKKPFSIRSSMQEITLEVIMQAVFGISDSERHTQLKSRLIKTLELTGGSVLRSSLLFFPALQKDFPSSPWRNFLQRQQATNDLLQAEIEARRNENNTAGTDVLSLLMSARDEAGNPMTDEELKNQLITLLFAGHETTATALAWAFYWIHKSPEVREKLLAELATVSDVSDIKALHQLPYLDAVCKETLRIYPVAMITFPRITKHSIKIGDYEYPPETILAPCIYLLHHREDIFPHSKQFQPDRFLNREFSNYEFLPFGGGSRRCIGDAFAPMEMKIVLATILKKYPLTLAEKQPVKPVRRGVTIAPAGGIKMIVSH, encoded by the coding sequence ATGATAACTACCACTCCGATTAAACAACAGCTTCCTCCCGGTCCCAAAACATCAAACTTAGTACAATTGATGCAATGGATATTTGACCCACTCCGTCTTTTAGAAAAGTCAAAACAAATCTATGGTGAACCATTTACTTTAGAGTTTCGCAAAGATCATCCCTTTGTTTTCTTGTCTCATCCTGAAACAATACAAGAAGTTTTAAGCCATGACCGCGCTAATTTTGACAGTGGAAGAGGAAATTATATTTTACTCCCCATTGTCGGAGAAAATTCGATCTTACTGTTAGATGGAAACGATCATTCTCGTCAACGTCGCTTGATTCTTCCGTCGTTTCATGGGGATAAAATTCGCCGCTATGGGGAAATTATGGCGGAAGTAACCGAAAGTGTCGCTAAACAATGGGAGACGAAAAAGCCGTTTTCTATACGGTCATCTATGCAGGAAATTACTTTAGAAGTAATTATGCAAGCGGTTTTTGGCATTTCTGACTCTGAGCGTCATACTCAACTTAAAAGTCGTCTCATCAAAACATTAGAGTTAACAGGTGGCTCAGTTCTTCGATCGAGTTTACTATTTTTCCCAGCACTACAAAAAGATTTTCCTAGCAGTCCTTGGCGAAATTTTCTCCAACGTCAGCAAGCGACCAATGATTTATTACAAGCTGAAATTGAAGCACGACGAAACGAGAATAACACAGCAGGAACAGATGTTCTCAGTTTATTAATGTCAGCGCGAGACGAAGCGGGAAACCCCATGACGGATGAGGAATTAAAAAACCAATTAATCACGCTTTTATTTGCGGGACATGAAACCACAGCGACAGCTTTAGCTTGGGCGTTTTATTGGATACATAAATCCCCAGAGGTGCGAGAAAAATTATTAGCGGAGTTAGCAACGGTTTCTGATGTTAGTGATATTAAAGCACTCCATCAACTCCCTTATCTCGATGCGGTTTGTAAGGAAACTTTACGCATCTATCCTGTTGCTATGATTACCTTTCCTCGCATTACGAAACATTCTATTAAAATCGGTGATTATGAATATCCACCAGAGACAATTCTCGCACCTTGTATTTATCTTTTACATCACCGAGAAGACATCTTTCCTCACTCGAAACAATTTCAGCCCGATCGATTTTTAAATCGAGAATTTAGTAACTATGAGTTTCTGCCTTTTGGTGGGGGAAGTCGGCGCTGTATTGGCGATGCGTTTGCGCCAATGGAAATGAAAATTGTTCTGGCGACTATCCTCAAAAAGTATCCGTTAACTTTAGCAGAAAAGCAACCCGTTAAACCTGTACGAAGAGGAGTTACAATTGCACCAGCAGGAGGAATTAAAATGATCGTTAGTCATTAG
- a CDS encoding aldo/keto reductase, with protein sequence MRSSENKIQVNEQLSLPFMGCGTWAWGNTLLWNYDQSQDQKLQQVFNFCVDNGVTLFDTGDSYGTGKLKGRSEQLLGQFTREYQGEEKINICIATKLAAYPWRLTRQSMIAACDASAERLGKPVDLVQMHWPTANYAPWQENALLDGLATLYEQGKVKGVGLSNYGPKRLRKVHQQFAERGVPIVTLQVQYSLLSTETVEKLGLKAVCEELGIQLIAYSPLTLGLLTGKYGNGVFPKGVRGLLFRYLLPGIKPVLDCLREIATDRNKTFSQVALNWCICKGTIPIPGAKNLTQAQENLGALGWRLSESEVTELDQAASLVTRTMVKNPFQTT encoded by the coding sequence ATGCGATCGAGCGAAAATAAAATCCAAGTGAATGAACAACTCTCACTTCCCTTCATGGGTTGTGGCACATGGGCATGGGGAAACACATTACTTTGGAACTATGATCAAAGCCAAGATCAAAAACTCCAGCAAGTCTTTAACTTCTGTGTCGATAACGGTGTCACCCTCTTTGATACGGGAGACTCCTATGGAACGGGAAAACTCAAAGGACGCAGCGAACAACTCTTGGGACAGTTTACCCGTGAGTATCAAGGAGAGGAAAAGATAAACATCTGTATCGCGACGAAACTCGCAGCGTATCCCTGGCGTTTAACTCGTCAGTCCATGATTGCCGCTTGTGATGCGTCCGCCGAACGTCTAGGGAAACCTGTTGATCTGGTACAAATGCACTGGCCAACAGCGAACTATGCTCCCTGGCAAGAAAACGCCCTTCTCGATGGACTGGCGACTCTCTACGAACAAGGAAAGGTGAAGGGAGTCGGTTTATCCAACTACGGACCGAAACGTCTGAGAAAGGTTCATCAGCAGTTCGCGGAACGAGGAGTTCCCATTGTCACCCTACAGGTACAGTATTCTTTGTTATCTACGGAAACAGTGGAAAAATTGGGCTTAAAAGCGGTTTGTGAGGAATTAGGGATTCAACTGATTGCCTATAGTCCGTTAACTCTCGGTTTGCTAACGGGAAAGTATGGTAACGGGGTTTTTCCCAAAGGAGTCCGAGGATTACTGTTTCGCTATCTCTTGCCTGGAATTAAACCAGTTTTAGATTGTCTCCGAGAGATAGCAACCGATCGCAATAAAACCTTCTCTCAAGTCGCTCTTAATTGGTGTATCTGTAAGGGAACAATTCCCATTCCAGGGGCGAAAAATCTAACGCAAGCTCAGGAAAATCTGGGAGCGTTGGGATGGCGACTCAGTGAGTCGGAAGTGACGGAGTTGGATCAAGCGGCGAGTCTGGTGACACGAACGATGGTCAAAAATCCGTTTCAGACTACATAG
- a CDS encoding DUF1499 domain-containing protein, whose protein sequence is MTLQLIPSLFLSLIIGCSIWLINPTVTLAETSLQVASIFSFSGEQPKNLGVKNGQLADCPETPNCVSSQSKDVTHQIEPLTYSSSGKEAWKKLQTILEATDNAEVIEAENNYLYATYTSQIMGFVDDVEFYLDPQEKLIHVRSASRLGESDLGVNRNRIETIREQFQG, encoded by the coding sequence ATGACACTTCAATTAATCCCATCTCTGTTTTTAAGTCTAATAATCGGTTGCAGTATTTGGCTAATCAATCCCACTGTCACCCTAGCTGAAACCTCCTTACAAGTTGCTAGTATTTTCTCCTTTTCTGGAGAACAACCTAAAAACTTAGGAGTCAAAAATGGTCAACTCGCAGACTGTCCAGAAACTCCCAATTGTGTTTCTAGTCAGAGTAAAGATGTTACCCATCAAATTGAACCTTTAACCTATTCCTCTTCTGGAAAAGAAGCATGGAAAAAACTGCAAACCATTTTAGAAGCAACGGACAACGCAGAAGTTATTGAAGCAGAAAACAACTATTTATATGCAACATACACTTCTCAAATCATGGGCTTTGTCGATGATGTCGAGTTTTATTTAGACCCTCAAGAAAAACTCATTCATGTTCGTTCGGCTTCTCGACTTGGCGAGTCCGATTTAGGCGTTAATCGCAATCGCATCGAAACCATTCGTGAACAGTTTCAAGGATAA